The Laspinema palackyanum D2c genome includes the window GTTCCCACTCCAATCAGGTCAATCGACCCCAGGGAACTGGCTTCTGTCACACTTTCGGAGAACAGGATAATGGCACTCAACCAGACAAAACTACTCAAACCCCAGTGAGTGTGAGCAAAAAATTCGACTTCCTTTTTGGTCAAATTCAGGTAATCTGTTAACCAAGGTTCCAGCCATCGATAGTTATAAACAATCCCTGCACCCAAGGTGGCAATGGCAATGAATTGAGCCGCATCAGGTAACCCAGAAATTTGATAATAGAGAAACTCATAAGCGGAAACAGAAATGCCAATTAGGGCTAAATAAACCAAGGGTTTCATTTCCCGGCTGCGGCGTCCAATAGTCAAGGCAATCACCACTAATGTCAAGGTGGTTAATCCACTCCAACTGGTGAGAGTGCCCCACCTTAATGCCTGTCCCAACACCCCATAAATTAACGGAATCACCTTCCAACTGGTGCGTAGGGGTCTGCCGGTGCGACGAATCCACCATTCACCGGCTAAGGCGGCAACCAATCCCAGGACTAGGTTAGCGATCGCCAAACTCATCAGCGATCGCCCGAAAAATATCAAGGTTTCTGCGGCGATTAATTCAACCGCCCAACCCAAGGCATAAAAGGTCCAAACCGCCGGAGATAACCACATCCGATAGGTGAGGGTTCCAGCTATCAAAATGGTGGCGATTAAAATCGGCACCGAGGATTCCGCAAATCCCCCGAAATACAGATTAGAGGAATGAGTAGAAATGGCCGTTAATGCTAAACCTCCCAACCCGATCGCCCATCCTTGATAGGCTTTTGCATAAATTTGAGCCAGAGAACTGGACCGCTGTCTCGTCAAGGCATAACTGACGCACAAGGCAGCGACGGCGATCGCACTCACGACAAACCACCCCTCTGCGGAAATGGGCGGTAGTCCAAATACCTCCATGTTTAATAACAGGGATACAAAACATAATCCAAAGCCAATGGCGATCGCCGCTACAACGGTCCGTTGCCATAACCGGGTATTCACCAGCATCAACACTGTGGCGATTCCCCATCCCAATAACGAGGTGGGTGCGGTCAAGGACACTAAAGGCTGGGCCAGAATTAACGTTGCAATACTCAAGCCCGTTGCCACCGGGCGGCGATCGGGGGAAAAATGTGCGATCGCAGTCAATGCCAAGGGAGTCGCCAACCACGGGATTCCCCAATGTGCGGCATCAACATAGAATAACCCCTCATAATTGCCCACCCAGAAGATATAACTGACACTCGCCAGTCCTAAACCAATGGGCCAACAACTTTCAATCCAAGCTGAAATCCGCAGATTCAACGCCAAATCAGGCTTGAATTCTAAAGTGAGAGAAACTGCCCATTCTGCGATTGCCAGAGCTAATAAAATTAGCCCCCAAAGGAAGATGGATAACCGGGGAAATCCCCAATGAACAAAGGACAACAGGGCCAGCAGTCCGCTCACATGACTTAGGTAAACCAAAAAGTCAAAAGGCCCAAACTCTCCTGGACGGATGGGACGAGCAGGAGTGGGGCTGTGAGTTCGCCACTTTAACCGGCGATCGGTCACCACGGCTAGAGTGAGAGTAGAAGCCAATAAATTCAGCGATCGCATGGAAGAGGCGGGGATACTCAACAGGGTGAGAATCACTCCAAATCCCAAGGCCCAAATATCCCCGGCTTTGGCTGAAACTTTCGCCCCCTGCTCTAATTGAGCCGGTGGGCGACGATACAACCAGTCGGTTAGCCAGACGACAAAGAGTAGATAGGGAAAGAAGGTTAAGCCCAGCAATGCCCAAGGACTCTGTTGTGCCTGAGCCAGTTGTGTCCCCGTGGCGATCGCACTGGTGCGAACGGTTGGGGGAATAATATCGCGAATTAACCAATAGGCTTGTAAGGTGATTGTAAAAATTGCAATCGTATCAAACAAGTGGAAAAATCGAGGGAGGCGACGACCCAGCCACCATAAAGCTAAAGCACTAATCGCGATCGCCTGCCAGGGTTGCTCTCCCACGGAAACTAACCAACCGGCAAACATCAACCATCCCCCTAAATAACCGAAGAGTTGAGGAGGATTAGCTCTCACTGGAGTGGGGAGAATTGCCACTCCAGTGAGAGGGGGTATAGGCTCTCTAACGGGGGTAGGGTCTTTTGTGAGGTCCGATTCCAAGATGATCCAACCGCCAATAGCGATCGCCAATCCTAACTGAGCGATCGGCACCCCGACTCCAAAAATTGCCCGTCCGCAGAGAATCGCTAAAGCGTAGGAGAAGAGGAGAATCTTAAAAGGTTGAAGGTTAGAAGGTAAGGGGGATTCGGAGTTAACAACTGATTTTTTCTTCTGAGGAGACACCGTAGCCAAAGCTGTTGCGATCGTTCCCAGATAAACGGCGATCGTGGCCAATCCCGGGAATGACCATCCCCAATGGAGATAACACAGGACGGGGTAAACCGCCAAGGGAAACAGAGTCCGTCGGGATTGGCGATGATCGCCCAAAAGCAAGGGAAGAACCTGCCAAGCGATGAAACTTAGGACAGGGGTAGCAACGGCGATCGCCCCCCATCCCAAAGGCGACTGCCACAAGCCAAACCCATCCATTGTCCAAAAATTCACCGGCAGCAGCAACAGACTCACCCATTGCAAGGTTTGAGCCGTCAGCCGTAATTGAGCCTGTCGCTGCGCCCAAACACTCACTCCCCAGAAAATAAGAGTATAGGCAAATAAGACCAAATACTGACCGGCTGGGGGAAATCGCTCCCACTGGGTGGCCGCCAGGACCCCAGAAGAGAGCACCACCATAAACACCCCCAGAAACAGTAACCAGCGAACACTCAGTTCCGCCATCAGAGACTGTATCCATTGAGGTTTAGGCGGTTGACGCGGAGTCGTTGTTTTAGTCGCGGCGACAGGAGATGAAACGGGAAGGAGTACAGGCTCATCCGCCCACTCCTCCTCCTCCACCTTCTGAGCGATCGGTGATACAATCACCTGGGGTTCCGGTAACGGTTCACTCAGATAGGTTCGGCACAGAACTTTTACCTGTGCATCCGAGAGTAACCCCAGACTCACTAAAGTATCAAGCTTTGCCAAGAGACCGGGTTCACGGAGTCGGAGTTTTACTTCAAGTTCAATCGGTAGCTCAGTGTCAGAAGACATGGGAAGGCCCTCATAGCGCTTAACCAGATTATGCGCTATCTTTTCTCAATTGGGCGATCGGCCAGAGCCAAATTCATAAACTGTCACAAGCCCCAACCCCAGCCCCCTAAAAGTTCGTAGTAACGACTTCAGTCGTTATCCCCCCGTCGGTGTCACAACTGCAAACATTCCCCAGATTAATAACCGTTAAAGAATCTGAAAAATTGCCCCAATTCACTCATATCCCCTGTTTAAGGTTCAAACGTCCACAAACTAACTCATCCAACCTTTACCCCCGTTTTTCATCAATCTGTTTCTTGTAGTCCAGCACATCTTCATACCGCACCGATCGCGTTGTCTCCACTGTTTGGGAGGGTATTTCTCCCGAGTCCAGTAATTCCACCAAATACGGATGGGACACCTCTAAAATATTGGCCGCTTCTTGAGTCGTGAGTTCTGCGGGGAAGGAAACAAGGCTAACGGCTCTCCCCTGAGCCATCTGTTCTAAAATGTCAACCAACATCAGAAAAGCCGACTCAGGGATTGCGATCGCCTGAGTTTTCATTTCATCAGTCTTGATTATAATTTCGGGTTTCTTTCCCTCGGTGTAAAGTGCCAAAATCTGGCTAATTTCCTTCGCTAATTTAGCCTCTTCCTCTGTCGGAGGTAAAGGATACACAGATGTAAAATTAGAACCGTTCATCATCATAACCTCTCGTATGGCTTCAGTACAGCAGCAGGAAGACAAGCGAGCTTTTTGACAAAATCTCGGCCAAGAAAGCCCACAATTATCGCCAGAAACCCGGTTTCTTATCCCCTTTCTCTAAATATAAAGCCTCTAAAAACCCATCTCAAAAGGCAGCGTCTTAAAGGCTTTAGCTTGTCTTAAAATCATTAGTTAACAAGAAACAACCTTAACCTAAAACCCCCTAGAATTGTTGCAAAATTCTAAAAAGCCCCCCTTAAAAAGGGGGGTTGGGGGGATCTCTACAGTATTTTGCAAGAGGTCTATTAAGTGTGGGTTCAGGCAAAAAGCCCTTACAATTGAGCGGTTTGATACACCATCTCTTGGAAATGGATCTGATCCTCTCGGGGATCCGCATAAGCGACTTGCAGATCTAGCCGATCGCCCAAGGAAACCGCCCGAGGGAAACGCCATGCCAACTCGATGCCAATATCTTCCAACAGAATCAACCCGAGATTTTCATCCTCACGCAACCAGCGCAACACCACCGCCTGCCACACTTCCCCGGAATGACGGCGCAGATATTCCAAAATCCAATACCGATTGGTTTGGCGTTCCACCAAAGATGCCTCTCGCACCGCCATCCCGATACTCTGGACAATTTCCTGCACCTCTAACACCCCCAAGGGTAACGGGTCCCCCCGCAGGTGCGCTTTAATCTGGAAATGGGCCAATAAATCGCTATAGCGGCGAATTGGAGAAGTCACCTGGATATAAGCATCCAACCCCAAACTGGCATGACGGGAGGGAGTTGTTGCCATCTCGCTTTTTGGCATACAGCGCCGGATCGCACTCGATCGCACCGGACCCGCCGGTAAAATCAGCAATTCCTCTTCCGGAGGCAATTCCGGCTGAGGTTGGCCCCGAAAAGGAACCGGAATATTGTGGGTTTGGGCATAGCGTGCACCCAGTTCCCCAGCCAAAATCATCATTTCCGCCACCAATTGCCGAGACGGACAATCTTCCAAGAGTTGGACCGTGATTTCCTCATTCTCATCTACCTTGATGGAGGAATCCGGCATGGAAATAGTAATGGCCCCTTGAGCCACCCGCCACGCATGGCGACGTTTTGACCAAGCGGCGATCGCGCTAATTTCCGGTTCCGCTTGTAACCCGAGTTGCAACATCTCATCCACATCATCGTAAGTCAGCCGATAAGTCGGCTTAATCGTAGACACATGGATGCTATATTCCGCTACCGCGCCACTCTCCTCTAAAATCACCGAAAAACTTAGGGCCGCGCAAAGTTGCGACTGCACCAAACTCATGGGACCCGTTGCCAGTTCATGGGGAAACATGGGCACCATCCCCGTCGGCAGATAAACCGTAGTGCTGCGCCGACGGGCTTCTAAATCTAATTCATCCCCCGGAGACAGCAAGCGCGTCGGGTCTGCGATATGAATCCACAGCCGTTGACGGCCATCTTCCAGGTATTCCAAACTCACCCCATCATCGATTTCTAGGGTGCTTTCATCATCGATGGTATAGACCTTGAGATGGGTCAAATCTAGGCGGTTGTTTGCATCCAGATCAGGAGGCGGAAAATTCAAACACCGTTGGGCCACTTCCAGTACCTTGATAGAAAAATGAGTTGGGATCTGAGTTCGCCGTAAAACTAAATTTTCGTGTTCAGACCACACCTTTAACTCTACCAAAAGCTTAAAGGCAGCTTGGGGCGTATCGGTCCGGCCTAGAGATGAGAGAGTTTCCTTGGCTTGATTGCGTTCTCGCGCTTCTTCTGCCAGGGCCGCATATTTTTCTAGGGCTTCAATGCGGATGCGATCGCTACTTTCCCACTCCACCAGATCCCCAGCGAGTCGTTGCTGCACCCGGGCCACAAAATTGCCCCACTCTTGCTGTCGTTGGGTTTCTACTTCCTGTTGGTGCTTGAGTTCCGCAACCTGCGTGGCCGATCGCGGCTCATAGCGGTCCCCTTTTTGCTTGAAATAGAGCTTATCCTCAGACAGCAACAAGTAAGAGGCATAGCGATTAGGCGGCTCATTTTCTGAAAAGAGCAACATCGCCATTTCCCCGGGGTCAACCCCCCGGTTTTCCTCGACCAAGATTTCCCACGCCACCTCTAAACTATCCGGGTCGAGATATTTCTCTACTTCCTTGCGGAAGTTCGGGATATCGGAGGGTTTATAGGAACCTCCACCGATTTCGTAGGCGATTTGTCTGGGTGGAATGCTATTGGCTTGACCGTTTTCATCCACCACAACCCAGTTTTTCTTGCCATCCGGACGGTCGGCTACGGCTAGACGTCGGTCCCCGTTCAGCCGATATTCGAGCAGCGTTCCCTTTTCCACGATCGATACCCCAGCGTTTAGGTTTTAGACTTTAGATATCAGATCGCACCTAAAATCTAAAAGCCTTCAGTGCCACTATTTTTATCCTTCTTGGTTCACAAATGGCAACAAGGCGACAATTCTGGCGCGCTTAATTGCTTGGGTGAGTTCCCGTTGCTGCTTGGCGGTTAAGCCTGTAATCCGCCGAGGCAGAATCTTTCCGCGCTCGGTGATGAATTTTTGCAGCAGTTCTACATTTTTGTAGTCGATGGGTTCATCCGGTTTAATTGGCGAAACACGCCGACGGTAGTATGCCATAGCAGTTCAATCTCTGTACAGTTTTTTGAATGGACAAGTCACAGACTCTTAACAAATTGGGAGACGCCCCCTCAAAGCCCCAGTTGTTGCCTTGAGGATAAACGTCTCATCTATTTGATTTCTTTATGAACCGTCGGTTTGTTACAGTACCGGCAGAATTTTTTAAGTTCTAAGCGTGCGGTAGTATTTCGACGGTTTTTCTGAGTCGTGTACCGAGACACTCCAGCGGAGCGCTTGTCCGGATTAGTCCGGCACTCGGTACATTCCAAGGTAATAATGATTCGGACACCTTTAGCCATTAGGTCTCCCCGCTCCCAATAAGGACAGATTTAGACACGATTTATGATTATCTCATAGAATTGTCTATTTCGCCCATTTTCACTAGATTAAGTTTTCTTATTAGTCCGACTTCCGGTTAACAATCGTTAACCCACGCGGATTTGCTCTCCCGACTCCCCCAAGTTTAATCCTCGAAGTCGTCAAAGTCATTGCGATCGCCTCGATATGGGCGAGTGTCTTGAACCTCATCGCGATCGCCTCGATATTGCCGAGTGTCCTCAAACGAGCGACTGCTGCGATTTTGCTTAAATTCTTGATAGGCGCGGCGAAGTTTGCGATACGCCCGTTTTAACTTGATATCCAGGGAAAATCCTCGGAGGGTCCCGATAATCATCGTGTTGGCAATGCGATCGTGAAACGCTTGTCGGCGAAAGGGGTCCGAGGAAACTGCGCTACAGTCGATCGCCAAGGGAACGAGTAACAGCATCCCCACACCATGCCCGGGGTTCAGGTGGCTCAACCCGATCGCCACCAACACTGCACCGACACCGGCGATTGCCTCCCGCTTAAATAAATTCAGCAATAAGGGAGTCCGCCCAGATCGCAACTCGACTAGGGTAATATCCAGCGCCCAGCGCCCTAAACTTTGACCGTGATTGCGCCCGGGAAGGAACACCCGCATTACCAACCACAGGAGAAGGAACCAGAAGACTTGACTCCATGACATCCCCTCAACCGTGCGATCGCCTCCCAGGGAACTCAACAGCAACACAACCCAATAATCGATAATAAAAGCCGCCCCCCGTCGGGGGATCTCAACTTTAGGAAAGCGCTTATAAAAAGGATCCGTATCCATGATCCTGGAATAATCCTGAATGCTTACCCCTCTATAGTGACACGCGCCTCACTCCCCTGGGGAGTAACCCCGCCGAATCGAGTCCGGGTTTAAGAGCGCTATCCCCGCGATCGCCACAACCGAAACCCTCTCCCCGACAGAATTTCAGCCTTTGTTAAAAAAACATCTTGCAATTTAGAAAAGTCATGCTATATTGGATCATGTAGCTAACGCTGCCAACTGCGGGCATAGTTTAGTGGTAAAACCATAGCCTTCCAAGCTATTGATGCGAGTTCGATTCTCGCTGCCCGCTTTTTAGATATGTTGTCGGTTACCACATGATGGGTCGTCTTGCCCAATTAATGTGACTGAAATTGATAGACTGAATCCCTCTAGGCATAAAGGTTCAGGCTATTTTTACACGATCACGCGACCCCAAACTGGGGTTGACAAATTAAATGTCGTCTTTTGGAATTTTGACAAATTAGATATCGTTTCTTGTCAAAGGTAGTGGCAGGGGATTGTAAG containing:
- a CDS encoding RDD family protein gives rise to the protein MDTDPFYKRFPKVEIPRRGAAFIIDYWVVLLLSSLGGDRTVEGMSWSQVFWFLLLWLVMRVFLPGRNHGQSLGRWALDITLVELRSGRTPLLLNLFKREAIAGVGAVLVAIGLSHLNPGHGVGMLLLVPLAIDCSAVSSDPFRRQAFHDRIANTMIIGTLRGFSLDIKLKRAYRKLRRAYQEFKQNRSSRSFEDTRQYRGDRDEVQDTRPYRGDRNDFDDFED
- a CDS encoding excisionase family DNA-binding protein; this translates as MNGSNFTSVYPLPPTEEEAKLAKEISQILALYTEGKKPEIIIKTDEMKTQAIAIPESAFLMLVDILEQMAQGRAVSLVSFPAELTTQEAANILEVSHPYLVELLDSGEIPSQTVETTRSVRYEDVLDYKKQIDEKRG
- the rpmG gene encoding 50S ribosomal protein L33, which codes for MAKGVRIIITLECTECRTNPDKRSAGVSRYTTQKNRRNTTARLELKKFCRYCNKPTVHKEIK
- a CDS encoding ribonuclease catalytic domain-containing protein translates to MEKGTLLEYRLNGDRRLAVADRPDGKKNWVVVDENGQANSIPPRQIAYEIGGGSYKPSDIPNFRKEVEKYLDPDSLEVAWEILVEENRGVDPGEMAMLLFSENEPPNRYASYLLLSEDKLYFKQKGDRYEPRSATQVAELKHQQEVETQRQQEWGNFVARVQQRLAGDLVEWESSDRIRIEALEKYAALAEEARERNQAKETLSSLGRTDTPQAAFKLLVELKVWSEHENLVLRRTQIPTHFSIKVLEVAQRCLNFPPPDLDANNRLDLTHLKVYTIDDESTLEIDDGVSLEYLEDGRQRLWIHIADPTRLLSPGDELDLEARRRSTTVYLPTGMVPMFPHELATGPMSLVQSQLCAALSFSVILEESGAVAEYSIHVSTIKPTYRLTYDDVDEMLQLGLQAEPEISAIAAWSKRRHAWRVAQGAITISMPDSSIKVDENEEITVQLLEDCPSRQLVAEMMILAGELGARYAQTHNIPVPFRGQPQPELPPEEELLILPAGPVRSSAIRRCMPKSEMATTPSRHASLGLDAYIQVTSPIRRYSDLLAHFQIKAHLRGDPLPLGVLEVQEIVQSIGMAVREASLVERQTNRYWILEYLRRHSGEVWQAVVLRWLREDENLGLILLEDIGIELAWRFPRAVSLGDRLDLQVAYADPREDQIHFQEMVYQTAQL
- the rpsR gene encoding 30S ribosomal protein S18; this encodes MAYYRRRVSPIKPDEPIDYKNVELLQKFITERGKILPRRITGLTAKQQRELTQAIKRARIVALLPFVNQEG